In Mus caroli chromosome 9, CAROLI_EIJ_v1.1, whole genome shotgun sequence, a single window of DNA contains:
- the Insyn1 gene encoding inhibitory synaptic factor 1, translated as MNIRGAPDLGQPSDDPNSGGERERIRQRMKMVIGQLEGILRELKEVAKELREVVSQIDKLTSDFDFELEPDDWTTATVSSTSSSDKAGVGGPFDLGHLDFMTADILSDSWEFCSFLDVSTPSDSVDGPEAPRPGTGPDYQLMNGGLPIPNGPRVETPDSSSEEAFSAGPAKGQVPQRTPGTRERVRFSDKVLYHALCCDDEEGDGEEGEEEEEGDLAPELPRVEPHTGPLKPSPAPYKTKRSPLTTRRLGPTLAPEQTRRVTRNSSTQTVSDKSTQTVLPYTATKQKAKGKN; from the exons ATGAACATTCGGGGTGCCCCGGACCTCGGGCAGCCCAGTGACGACCCCAAcagtggtggagagagagagcgGATTCGACAGCGCATGAAGATGGTCATCGGGCAACTTGAAGGCATCCTGAGAGAACTCAAAGAAGTGGCTAAGGAGCTGAGGGAG GTGGTGAGTCAGATCGACAAGCTAACCTCTGACTTTGACTTTGAACTGGAGCCAGATGACTGGACCACGGCCACTGTGAGCAGCACCTCCAGCAGTGACAAGGCAGGTGTGGGTGGCCCCTTTGACCTGGGCCACCTGGACTTCATGACGGCTGATATCCTCTCAGACAGCTGGGAGTTCTGTTCCTTCCTGGATGTCTCCACCCCATCAGACTCGGTGGATGGCCCCGAGGCGCCACGGCCAGGCACAGGCCCTGACTACCAGCTCATGAATGGTGGTTTGCCCATCCCCAATGGGCCACGAGTGGAGACGCCAGACTCCTCCAGTGAAGAGGCCTTCAGTGCTGGCCCTGCCAAGGGCCAGGTGCCCCAGCGGACTCCAGGGACGAGGGAGAGGGTACGGTTCAGTGACAAAGTGCTCTACCATGCTCTGTGCTGTGACGATGAAGAGGGGGatggtgaggagggagaggaggaggaggagggggacctGGCCCCAGAGCTGCCCCGCGTGGAGCCACACACAGGCCCCCTCaagccctccccagccccctacAAGACCAAGCGCTCTCCGTTGACCACCCGACGCTTGGGCCCCACGTTGGCCCCAGAACAGACCCGGAGGGTCACAAGGAACAGCAGCACTCAGACAGTATCAGACAAGAGCACGCAGACAGTGCTGCCCTATACGGCCACCAAACAGAAAGCTAAGGGCAAGAACTAG